Proteins from one Telopea speciosissima isolate NSW1024214 ecotype Mountain lineage chromosome 1, Tspe_v1, whole genome shotgun sequence genomic window:
- the LOC122657473 gene encoding protein CURVATURE THYLAKOID 1B, chloroplastic-like isoform X2, with protein MASTSTTFSISSSSTLIDGKAPRQSAAVSLPTLPPPPMAVPSQSVRDTWTSTAYCRKISRNVVAMATGETSAEVTAAELPDEIVKSIQEAWEKLEDKYAVTSLALAGAVGLWVSTGMISAIDRLPLVPGVLELVGIGYTGWFAYQNLVFKPSREALINKIKDTYKDIIGSS; from the exons ATGGCGTCGACTTCAACAACATTTTCCATCTCCTCATCATCAACCCTGATAGACGGCAAAGCTCCTCGCCAATCGGCCGCCGTCAGCCTCCCAACACTCCCTCCGCCTCCCATGGCTGTTCCTTCTCAGTCGGTTCGTGATACCTGGACTTCTACTGCCTATT GTCGTAAGATCTCCCGGAATGTTGTCGCAATGGCCACAGGAGAAACATCAGCCGAAGTTACCGCAGCTGAGCTACCTGATGAGATCGTAAAATCCATTCAAGAAGCA TGGGAGAAGCTGGAAGACAAATACGCTGTGACTTCTCTTGCATTGGCCGGTGCGGTTGGGCTCTGGGTCTCCACTGGCATGATCTCG GCGATTGATAGGCTTCCGTTAGTCCCTGGTGTGCTGGAGCTCGTTGGAATCGGTTACACAGGG TGGTTTGCTTATCAGAACCTGGTATTCAAACC TTCCAGGGAAGCTTTgatcaataaaatcaaagacaCTTACAAGGATATCATTGGGAGCAGCTGA
- the LOC122657473 gene encoding protein CURVATURE THYLAKOID 1B, chloroplastic-like isoform X1, whose protein sequence is MASTSTTFSISSSSTLIDGKAPRQSAAVSLPTLPPPPMAVPSQSVRDTWTSTAYCRKISRNVVAMATGETSAEVTAAELPDEIVKSIQEAWEKLEDKYAVTSLALAGAVGLWVSTGMISAIDRLPLVPGVLELVGIGYTGWFAYQNLVFKPDREALINKIKDTYKDIIGSS, encoded by the exons ATGGCGTCGACTTCAACAACATTTTCCATCTCCTCATCATCAACCCTGATAGACGGCAAAGCTCCTCGCCAATCGGCCGCCGTCAGCCTCCCAACACTCCCTCCGCCTCCCATGGCTGTTCCTTCTCAGTCGGTTCGTGATACCTGGACTTCTACTGCCTATT GTCGTAAGATCTCCCGGAATGTTGTCGCAATGGCCACAGGAGAAACATCAGCCGAAGTTACCGCAGCTGAGCTACCTGATGAGATCGTAAAATCCATTCAAGAAGCA TGGGAGAAGCTGGAAGACAAATACGCTGTGACTTCTCTTGCATTGGCCGGTGCGGTTGGGCTCTGGGTCTCCACTGGCATGATCTCG GCGATTGATAGGCTTCCGTTAGTCCCTGGTGTGCTGGAGCTCGTTGGAATCGGTTACACAGGG TGGTTTGCTTATCAGAACCTGGTATTCAAACCCGATCG GGAAGCTTTgatcaataaaatcaaagacaCTTACAAGGATATCATTGGGAGCAGCTGA